The DNA window TCCGGCGACCGTGTCAAAAGCGTCAAGCAGGAGGATGACCTCACCACCATCCAGCTCGCCGACAAATCGGTATTCGGCAATTCGAAGATCACGATGATGTTCGATCCGAAAACCTTTGATTTGCGACAGTGGACGATCACCGACGCGCAGGGCAAGGACACAACGGTGATGATCTTCAACACCAAGGAAGGCGTCAGCTTCGCCCCCGATACTTTCGCCATCGACTACACGGCGAATCGCGAGCTCAACACCAACAAGTCGCGCTAACCCTGTCCTTATAGCTGTGGAAAGCACCGGGCCGCGCCTCGTCGGGCGTTGGCCGGCTTGTGTTTGCGGCTTGCGGCTGGCAATTTCCGGACTGACTCCGTCAAAAGGCGTCTTCCCCGTCAGGGCCCATCGGTTCTGGCCGGCTGTACGCTGTCCTGGATTGCCAAATGCCCTTCTCCATCGCCACCTGGAACATCAATTCCGTCCGGCTGCGCATGCCGATCGTCGAGCGCTTGCTCGTCGAGCATGCGCCTGACGTGCTCTGCCTGCAGGAAACCAAGGTTCCAGACGAGCTGTTTCCCGAAAAGGCCTTCCGCAAGCTCGGCTACGAGCACATCGCGTTCCATGGCCAGAAGGGCTATCACGGCGTCGCGACGGTGGCGCGGCGGCCGATCGAGGTGGTCGAGAAGCGACGCTTCTGCGAGATCGAGGACAGCCGGCATCTTTCGGTGACGGTGCGAGCTGGCGGCAAGGCGATCCTGCTGCACAATTTCTACGTTCCGGCGGGCGGCGACGAACCGGATCCCGTCATCAACAGGAAGTTCAAGCACAAGCTCGATTTCGTCGCCGAGATGAATGCCATCCGTGCCGAACATGACGAGGTGTCCGGCTCGGTGCTGGTCGGCGACCTCAACATCGCCCCGCTCGAACACGATGTCTGGTCGCACAAGCAATTGCTCAACGTGGTCAGCCACACGCCGGTGGAGACGGAAAATTTCGAAGCCATGCGCCTCGCCGGCAACTGGATCGACCTGATGCGGCTCAACGTGCCGCATGAGCAGAAGCTCTACACATGGTGGAGCTATCGCGCGCAGGATTGGGAGCTGTCCAATCGCGGCCGGCGGCTCGACCATGTCTGGTCGTCGCCGAATCTGGTGCCCAGCTTTTCCGGCTATGAAATCCTGCGCCTGGCGCGCGGCTGGGAGCGCCCGTCGGACCATGTGCCTGTTATCGCGCGGTTCGATCTGGATTAGGTGCGTCGATATTCGGGCGGGGCCGGCCTGACCTGAATCTCACCACATCTCAGAGCGCGACCAAATGAATTCAAATTCAAACGGCGTGCTTCAAGTCCGTGTTGAGTGTGTCGTTGCCCCAAGACTGCTGCGCCGGCAGGCCTGCTGCGTGATCCGGCAGATGGGGATGGTCGCGGCGGCGCGTCGCCAGCATGCGCTGGGCCGCTTCGATGATTTTCGGCGCCGGGACATTGGCGACCAGGCCGGCTGGACTTGCATGGCGGGATTCGATCACGTCCACGCAGTTCGAAAGCGGCCGCCAACGGGCCATGCTGGCACCGCCGCTGACGACAACCATCGGCGTCATCACGGTCGCCATGAGATGTGCCGTGCCGCCTTCGGCGCCAATGTAAAGATCGACAAACTCTCCGAGCGCCAGCAGCAAATCGCTGACATCGACACCCTCGACCGCGCCGGAATCGACAAGCCGCAACTTCGGCGCGCGTTGAGCCAGTTCAGCCATATCAGGGCCATCACCTGGCGTTTTCACATAGAGAAGATTTGCCCCGTCGGCGATCATACTGTCGGAGATCGCGACAACCTGATCCGCTGTCATGCGTTTGCCGCCATCGCCATGCGCCGCGATAACGATCAATGGAGCATGCTTGCCGTCCGCCAAAACCCTGGCCGCTGCCCGGGCGGCCGAGGTGGGCTCCAGCCGATGATCGAAAGGCAACCGCTTGCCCGCAAGACGCTCGATGAGGCGGTGGTAGCGCCATGCGTTGCGCTCGGGTCGTGCTTCGGGCTTCTGACCGGGGCGCCAGGAAAGCGCGAAAGCCGGGAAGTTCGCTTCATAGGCAATGCCGCGGCCGAGCAGTGAGCCCCAGGTCTGAATCAGCCAACGCCCCGAGATGCGGAAATCGACAACGGCCAATCGCCCCTTGCCCTTGCGATGGCTGGCCACCAGCTGCATCAGGGGCGTTCGGACATTGATCGCATCGACGAGGTGATCGACATGGCGGTTGAGGACATGTTCAAGGGACGACGACCGGGTGGTTCCGT is part of the Mesorhizobium loti genome and encodes:
- a CDS encoding exodeoxyribonuclease III produces the protein MPFSIATWNINSVRLRMPIVERLLVEHAPDVLCLQETKVPDELFPEKAFRKLGYEHIAFHGQKGYHGVATVARRPIEVVEKRRFCEIEDSRHLSVTVRAGGKAILLHNFYVPAGGDEPDPVINRKFKHKLDFVAEMNAIRAEHDEVSGSVLVGDLNIAPLEHDVWSHKQLLNVVSHTPVETENFEAMRLAGNWIDLMRLNVPHEQKLYTWWSYRAQDWELSNRGRRLDHVWSSPNLVPSFSGYEILRLARGWERPSDHVPVIARFDLD